The following DNA comes from Pseudomonadota bacterium.
GAGACCGCCGGCATGATGGCGCGCTGGACCGCCAGAGAGTTCGGCGCCGCGGCCAAGGTCGAGGAGCATCTGGACCGCCGCGCGTCCCTCGAAGGGGCGGATTTCGTCATCAACATGGTGCAGATCGGCATGGCGCCGGCCACCGAGATCGACTTCCGCATCCCCAGCAGATACGGCCTGAAGCAGACCATTGCCGACACGGTGGGCATCGGCGGCATCTTCCGGGGCTTGCGCACCATCCCCTTCATGCTCGATCTCGCCCGCGACATGGCGGCGGTCGCTCCGGGCGCCCTCCTCCTCAACTACACCAACCCCATGAGCATCCTCACCTGGTCGGTCTACGATGCCTTCCCGGCGCAGAAGGTGGTCGGGCTCTGCCACAACGTGCAATTCACCGCCCGCGATCTCGCCGGCTATCTGGGTGTCGCCCGGGAGCGCCTGTCCTATCGCTGCGCCGGCATCAACCACATGAATTGGTTCCTCGAGCTCAAGATCGACGGCGAGGATGCCTATCCCTTGCTGTGGCAGGCGATGGAGAACCCCACCATCTACACCCAGGACAAGGTGCGCTTCGAGCTGATGCGCTGCTTCGGCCGCTTCATCAGCGAATCGAGCGAGCACAATGCCGAATACACCCCCTACTTCCTCAAGCGCGAGGACCTCATCGCCGAGTTCGACGTTCCGGTCGACGAGTATCTCCGGCGCATCCGGCGCAATCTGCAGCGCTACCGCGACGCGCGCGCGACGCTCTTGAAGGGCGAGAAGCTGTCGCTCGAGCGCAGCTTGGAATTCGGCTCGCTCATCATCCATGCCATGGTGACCGGCAAGCCACAGATCATCTACGGCAATGTGCCCAACGACCGCCTCATCGACAATTTACCGGAAGGCTGCTGCGTCGAGGTGCCGGTGCTGGTCGACCATATGGGCCTCAGGCCCTGCCGCGCCGGCGCGCTCCCACCGGAGCTCGCGGCCCATTGCGCGCCCCATACCTTCGTGCAGGAACTGGTGGTGCGGGCCGCGATCGACGGCGACCGGGACCGCGTCTACCGGGCCGCCTATCTCGACCGCCATGCGGCCAGCGTGCTGTCGCTCGCCGAGATCCGCTCGATGGTGGATGAGCTCATCGAGGCCCATGGCGAGGCGATGCCGGAAGGCATAAGGCGCCGGCACCAGAGGCCGAAATCCCGATCCCGATCCGACGTCAGCGTCCTGGAGCCGTCGAAATGAGCGCAGCCGGAAAGAAACGCCGGGCCGCCATCGTCGGCACCGGCCATCGCGGCTTCAACATGTGGGGCAAGGGCCTCGTGGACGGCTATGGCGATTTCGTGGAATTGACCGGACTCTGCGATCAGAACCGCTTGCGCGCCGAGGCGGTCCGCGCCGCCATCGGCGGCCAGACGCCGGTCTACACCGACTTTCCGCAAATGATGCGCGAGCAGAAT
Coding sequences within:
- a CDS encoding alpha-glucosidase/alpha-galactosidase, whose product is MTKIAMIGAGSVVFVKNLLTDIMDFPELRGVTFSLHDIDPERLETAGMMARWTAREFGAAAKVEEHLDRRASLEGADFVINMVQIGMAPATEIDFRIPSRYGLKQTIADTVGIGGIFRGLRTIPFMLDLARDMAAVAPGALLLNYTNPMSILTWSVYDAFPAQKVVGLCHNVQFTARDLAGYLGVARERLSYRCAGINHMNWFLELKIDGEDAYPLLWQAMENPTIYTQDKVRFELMRCFGRFISESSEHNAEYTPYFLKREDLIAEFDVPVDEYLRRIRRNLQRYRDARATLLKGEKLSLERSLEFGSLIIHAMVTGKPQIIYGNVPNDRLIDNLPEGCCVEVPVLVDHMGLRPCRAGALPPELAAHCAPHTFVQELVVRAAIDGDRDRVYRAAYLDRHAASVLSLAEIRSMVDELIEAHGEAMPEGIRRRHQRPKSRSRSDVSVLEPSK